A genomic window from Bacteroidota bacterium includes:
- the folE gene encoding GTP cyclohydrolase I FolE, producing MAESNNQNGQFYKKVEQYGMESLSGLQENYKAIITQLGEDPEREGLQKTPERIAKAMQFLTQGYDQDAEAVVRGAMFTEECSEMVIVKDIEIYSMCEHHMLPFFGRAHVAYIPNGKIVGLSKIARVVDIYARRLQVQERLTQQVLHCLQNTLNPIGVAVVIEASHLCMMMRGVQKQNSVTTTSAFTGQFQEMQTRNEFINLISARLSK from the coding sequence ATGGCAGAATCAAACAACCAAAATGGACAGTTCTATAAAAAAGTAGAACAATACGGTATGGAATCACTTTCGGGATTACAGGAGAATTACAAAGCAATTATTACGCAGTTAGGCGAAGACCCTGAGCGCGAAGGTTTACAAAAAACACCGGAGCGTATTGCCAAAGCTATGCAGTTTTTAACACAAGGTTATGATCAGGATGCTGAAGCAGTTGTTCGTGGCGCCATGTTTACTGAAGAGTGCAGTGAAATGGTAATTGTGAAAGATATTGAAATATATTCCATGTGTGAACACCACATGCTGCCGTTTTTTGGTCGTGCTCATGTTGCCTATATTCCAAATGGCAAAATTGTTGGCCTCAGCAAAATTGCTCGTGTGGTAGATATTTACGCCCGTCGTTTGCAAGTGCAGGAAAGGCTTACCCAACAGGTGTTACATTGTTTACAAAATACACTGAATCCAATAGGGGTTGCTGTTGTTATTGAAGCAAGCCACTTATGTATGATGATGCGCGGCGTGCAAAAACAAAACTCTGTAACCACTACCTCTGCCTTCACCGGACAGTTTCAGGAAATGCAAACCAGAAATGAGTTCATCAACCTCATCTCAGCCCGCTTAAGCAAATAG
- a CDS encoding 6-carboxytetrahydropterin synthase — protein sequence MVYLTRRETFNAAHRLYNNKWTEEQNVAIFGKCANKNWHGHNYQLFVTVKGNPDPDTGFIMDAKKLSDLIKKEVIELFDHKNLNTDTLYFIDVQPSTENFCKVIWRIIEPLISGGVLHCIKLQETENISAEYYGE from the coding sequence ATGGTTTATCTTACCAGACGTGAAACGTTCAATGCAGCACACAGGCTGTATAATAACAAATGGACAGAAGAGCAAAATGTTGCAATTTTTGGCAAATGCGCCAATAAAAACTGGCATGGACATAACTACCAGTTGTTTGTAACGGTTAAAGGCAATCCTGATCCTGATACAGGTTTCATTATGGATGCTAAAAAATTGAGCGATCTGATTAAAAAGGAAGTTATTGAGTTATTTGATCATAAAAACCTGAACACAGACACATTATACTTTATTGATGTTCAACCAAGTACTGAAAATTTTTGCAAGGTAATTTGGCGGATTATTGAACCATTAATTAGTGGTGGCGTTTTACACTGTATTAAACTTCAGGAAACCGAAAATATTTCTGCGGAATACTACGGTGAATAA
- a CDS encoding class I SAM-dependent methyltransferase, giving the protein MNKIIERLLENDHVPDFLIRKKIVQLLEVRLKDETLANRELQQAHLMNIIAELKQSPIAIETRAANEQHYEVPTTFFKMVMGQHMKYSSCYWTPETKTLSEAETLALEKTCAHAELQDGLQILELGCGWGSLSMFMAAKYPNAQITGVSNSATQKAYIDATCAQRGLKNVRIITADMNVFALDEKFDRVVSVEMFEHMRNYRLLLKKISNMLTDDGKLFVHIFTHKEFTYYFDVVNDDDWMSKYFFTGGIMPSDDLLFYFNEDLKVQKHYHWDGTHYQKTAEAWLQNMDAHKAEIMPILASTYSKENATKWWVYWRIFFMACAELWGYKNGNEWFVSHYLFTK; this is encoded by the coding sequence GTGAATAAAATTATCGAGCGTTTACTGGAAAACGACCATGTGCCGGATTTTTTAATCCGAAAAAAAATTGTCCAGCTTCTGGAAGTAAGGTTAAAGGATGAAACGCTTGCCAACAGGGAGTTGCAGCAGGCGCACTTAATGAACATTATCGCCGAATTAAAACAATCGCCCATTGCAATAGAAACACGTGCCGCTAACGAGCAACATTATGAAGTGCCAACAACATTTTTCAAAATGGTAATGGGGCAACATATGAAATATTCTTCCTGCTACTGGACACCGGAAACAAAAACGCTTTCGGAAGCAGAAACGCTTGCGCTGGAAAAAACCTGTGCACATGCAGAATTGCAGGATGGTTTGCAAATTTTAGAGTTGGGCTGTGGATGGGGTAGTTTATCGATGTTTATGGCAGCCAAATACCCAAATGCACAAATTACCGGCGTATCAAATTCAGCAACTCAAAAAGCATATATTGATGCTACCTGCGCCCAACGCGGACTAAAAAATGTGCGCATTATTACTGCTGATATGAATGTGTTTGCGCTTGATGAAAAGTTTGACCGGGTAGTTTCAGTTGAAATGTTTGAACACATGCGCAATTACCGTTTATTGCTGAAAAAAATTAGCAATATGCTTACAGACGACGGTAAATTATTTGTGCATATTTTTACCCATAAAGAATTTACTTACTATTTTGATGTTGTTAATGATGATGACTGGATGAGCAAATACTTTTTCACCGGTGGTATTATGCCTTCTGATGATTTGTTATTTTATTTTAATGAAGATTTAAAAGTGCAAAAACATTATCATTGGGATGGCACACATTATCAGAAAACTGCTGAAGCCTGGCTGCAAAATATGGATGCACATAAAGCTGAAATAATGCCGATTTTAGCATCAACTTATAGTAAAGAAAATGCAACAAAATGGTGGGTTTACTGGCGCATATTTTTTATGGCCTGTGCAGAATTATGGGGGTATAAAAACGGAAATGAATGGTTTGTCAGCCATTATTTATTTACTAAATAA
- a CDS encoding FAD-dependent oxidoreductase → MEIAIIGTGIAGMGSAHRLFKKHNITVFEQADYVGGHTNTAYVKEGNNTIPIDTGFIVFNNENYPHLNKLFATIQAPIKKTDMSFAAHIVHENIQYCGSSLPLLFAQTKNIFSPRYIRFLMQLNAFNKTCLEVLEQPELQNLSIAAYVKSKGWGVDLLNWYILPMSSALWSTPPDTSAQFPALTLVRFFKNHGFLGLNTQFQWYTVNGGSEEYKKRLIAPFKDKIKLNAPVTGIEKSGDKVAVTTQQGEIFLFDKVIIATHGDQALKMLKNPDDLQQKLLAPFIYQKNKATLHTDAGIMPKIKKVWSSWNYRTEKINGNITASCTYWMNSLQDVSKNENYFVTINDPGIVDKGKIIKELMYEHPVFTVEAMQAQQNLAQLNNNGQIYFCGSYFRYGFHEDALMSANAVCDLIVGSDN, encoded by the coding sequence ATGGAAATTGCCATTATAGGGACAGGAATTGCAGGAATGGGCAGTGCGCATCGTTTGTTCAAGAAGCACAATATCACTGTGTTTGAGCAGGCAGATTATGTTGGCGGGCATACTAATACTGCTTATGTAAAGGAAGGTAATAACACTATTCCAATTGATACCGGATTTATTGTATTTAACAACGAAAATTATCCGCACCTCAATAAATTATTTGCAACAATTCAAGCACCAATAAAAAAAACAGATATGAGTTTTGCTGCACATATTGTGCACGAAAATATTCAATACTGCGGAAGTAGTTTACCACTGTTGTTTGCTCAAACGAAAAACATTTTTTCGCCGCGATATATTCGTTTTTTAATGCAGTTAAATGCATTTAACAAAACTTGCCTTGAAGTATTGGAGCAACCGGAATTACAAAATTTATCCATTGCTGCTTATGTAAAATCAAAAGGTTGGGGCGTAGATTTACTGAACTGGTATATTTTACCAATGAGCTCAGCATTATGGAGCACACCACCTGATACCAGTGCCCAATTTCCGGCATTAACCCTGGTAAGATTTTTTAAAAATCATGGCTTTTTGGGATTGAATACTCAATTTCAATGGTATACCGTTAATGGTGGAAGCGAAGAATATAAAAAACGATTAATTGCGCCTTTTAAAGATAAAATTAAACTGAATGCACCTGTAACAGGTATTGAAAAATCGGGCGACAAAGTAGCTGTTACCACCCAACAGGGAGAAATATTTTTATTTGATAAAGTAATTATTGCTACACACGGTGATCAGGCTTTGAAAATGCTTAAAAATCCGGATGATTTACAGCAGAAATTATTAGCTCCGTTCATTTATCAAAAAAACAAAGCTACTTTACATACAGATGCCGGAATAATGCCAAAAATAAAAAAAGTGTGGAGCAGCTGGAATTACAGAACGGAAAAAATAAATGGCAACATAACCGCTTCCTGCACCTACTGGATGAATAGTTTACAGGATGTTTCAAAAAATGAAAATTATTTTGTCACCATCAACGACCCGGGAATTGTTGACAAGGGAAAAATTATTAAAGAGCTGATGTATGAACATCCTGTGTTTACTGTTGAAGCAATGCAGGCGCAGCAAAATCTTGCACAGCTTAATAACAATGGACAGATTTACTTTTGTGGAAGTTACTTCAGGTATGGGTTTCACGAAGATGCACTCATGAGCGCGAATGCTGTTTGTGATTTAATTGTTGGTTCTGATAATTAA
- a CDS encoding DUF1365 domain-containing protein, whose amino-acid sequence MHNRIAPKKHRFHYNVFMFWLDIDKLDKLASKLKLLSYNKPGLFSFRDSDHFKYPEGDSRNQLSTRTKLNDYLATKGITHFPEKVFLLSHIRMFGYVFNPVSFYFCYDEQNVCNYVVTEISNTFGEMKLFLVDAKNGTTFEQNAQKFFYVSPFTEMDTEFEFRYKVPDEKLNIQINVKDKSGDKFFISTLTGNKKSVTDARLGWYLIRFPFITIRVMLAIHWQALKLWLKKIPYHKKSANADLQRDIINVRNNN is encoded by the coding sequence ATGCACAACCGGATTGCCCCAAAAAAGCATCGGTTTCATTATAACGTATTTATGTTTTGGTTAGATATCGATAAATTGGATAAACTGGCATCCAAACTAAAATTATTATCGTATAATAAACCGGGCCTTTTTAGTTTTCGGGACAGCGATCATTTTAAGTATCCGGAGGGTGACAGCAGGAACCAACTTAGTACTAGAACAAAATTGAATGACTATCTGGCAACTAAAGGAATTACACATTTTCCGGAAAAGGTTTTTTTACTGAGCCATATCCGCATGTTTGGTTATGTGTTTAATCCGGTAAGTTTTTACTTTTGCTACGATGAACAAAATGTGTGCAATTATGTTGTCACAGAAATTAGCAACACTTTTGGTGAAATGAAATTGTTTTTGGTAGATGCGAAAAACGGAACAACTTTCGAACAAAATGCACAGAAGTTCTTTTATGTATCACCATTTACCGAAATGGATACCGAATTTGAATTTCGGTATAAAGTGCCGGATGAGAAGTTGAATATACAGATTAATGTTAAAGATAAATCAGGAGATAAATTTTTTATCAGCACCCTGACAGGCAATAAAAAATCAGTTACAGATGCACGTTTGGGATGGTATCTTATTCGTTTTCCGTTTATCACCATTCGCGTAATGCTGGCAATTCACTGGCAGGCTTTAAAATTATGGCTTAAAAAAATACCTTATCATAAAAAGTCAGCTAATGCTGATTTGCAACGCGACATTATTAATGTCCGAAACAACAACTAA
- a CDS encoding class I SAM-dependent methyltransferase — MKLYKKTILKYLQPMQKGYLFITLADGSTMELGSKQNELHADVTVVDDNFFKRAFLFGDIGFAEAFMAGEWTTTNLTALLSWFLLNVDNAPTLSGSTAKTIIVNGFQLANKIFHSKRKNSLDGSKKNIAEHYDLSNEFFSLFLDKTMTYSSAYYSKPDLALEKAQYEKYDSLCQSLKLNANDHLLEIGTGWGGFAIYAAKTYGCKITSVTISQQQYDFATTRIKNENLSEHIDVQLKDYRLIEGQFDKVVSIEMIEAVGAQYLKVYFDKIQSVLKPNGVLALQAIVCPDSRFESFKKNVDFIQKHIFPGSLLPSIAAINTAINETGDLFMFGLKDLGKSYVITLSEWRKRFNENIEKVKLLGFDDAFIRKWNYYFSYCEAAFDMRNINVVQMVYTRPNNYKY; from the coding sequence ATGAAACTATATAAAAAAACGATTCTAAAATATTTGCAACCCATGCAAAAAGGGTATTTGTTTATTACCCTCGCCGATGGCAGCACCATGGAGCTTGGCAGCAAACAAAATGAATTACATGCAGATGTAACCGTAGTGGATGATAATTTTTTTAAACGGGCATTTTTGTTCGGTGATATTGGTTTTGCTGAAGCATTTATGGCTGGCGAATGGACTACAACCAATCTCACTGCTTTATTATCCTGGTTTCTATTGAATGTTGACAATGCACCAACATTGTCAGGATCAACAGCTAAAACTATTATTGTTAATGGTTTTCAACTGGCAAATAAAATATTCCACAGCAAAAGAAAAAATTCACTGGATGGGTCAAAAAAGAATATTGCAGAACACTATGATTTAAGTAATGAGTTTTTTAGTTTGTTTCTTGATAAAACAATGACCTACTCTTCGGCTTATTATTCAAAACCGGATTTAGCACTGGAAAAAGCACAATACGAAAAATATGATAGTTTATGCCAGTCGCTAAAATTAAATGCCAATGACCATTTACTTGAAATTGGAACCGGATGGGGCGGATTTGCCATTTATGCGGCTAAAACTTATGGTTGTAAAATTACTTCAGTAACCATCTCGCAACAACAATATGATTTTGCAACAACACGAATCAAAAACGAAAATTTATCGGAACATATTGATGTGCAATTAAAAGACTATCGTTTAATTGAAGGCCAGTTCGATAAAGTGGTTTCTATTGAAATGATTGAAGCAGTTGGGGCACAATATTTAAAAGTGTATTTCGATAAAATTCAATCTGTACTAAAACCAAATGGCGTTTTGGCATTGCAGGCAATTGTATGTCCTGATTCCAGATTTGAGTCGTTTAAAAAGAATGTAGATTTTATTCAAAAACATATTTTTCCGGGCAGTTTATTACCGAGTATCGCAGCTATTAACACTGCTATTAACGAAACGGGTGATTTATTTATGTTCGGTTTAAAAGACCTCGGCAAAAGTTATGTAATTACACTCTCTGAATGGCGTAAACGTTTTAATGAAAATATCGAGAAGGTTAAACTGTTGGGTTTTGATGATGCTTTCATCAGAAAGTGGAATTACTACTTTTCCTATTGTGAAGCTGCCTTCGACATGCGCAATATCAATGTTGTGCAAATGGTTTATACCCGCCCGAATAATTATAAATATTAA
- a CDS encoding T9SS type A sorting domain-containing protein, giving the protein MKSFLVCLLSLVFTGSAYAQLVTAEDWTQNDCNGIEHNLYTELDTGSVVVMEIVMLDGCMPCINAAHLFGPIIEAYNLTNSNRIQYYSFGYNDTYTCTQLSDWKTENAITCNAQFVEGYDISEFYGGMGMPTIVVTGRSTHEVSFSQYGFTVYDTIKFANALEYALGLTETLPIQNLQPAEISCFPNPATNFITLNNSFSGAVIIYGMGGAQTYQLNCVNGTINIATLPKGFYLLQSEIGNTTFLKI; this is encoded by the coding sequence ATGAAATCGTTTTTGGTATGTCTGCTCAGCCTGGTTTTTACCGGTTCAGCCTATGCACAGCTGGTTACAGCTGAGGATTGGACACAAAACGACTGTAACGGCATTGAACACAATTTATATACTGAATTGGATACCGGCTCAGTAGTGGTTATGGAGATTGTTATGCTCGACGGCTGTATGCCTTGTATTAATGCTGCTCATTTGTTCGGCCCTATAATTGAGGCATATAATCTGACGAATAGCAATAGGATTCAATATTATTCTTTCGGTTACAATGATACTTATACCTGCACGCAATTGAGTGACTGGAAAACCGAAAATGCAATAACCTGCAATGCACAATTTGTTGAAGGGTATGACATTTCTGAATTTTATGGCGGCATGGGAATGCCAACAATTGTTGTAACTGGCCGCTCCACACATGAAGTAAGTTTTTCGCAATACGGTTTTACTGTTTATGATACCATCAAGTTTGCAAATGCACTTGAATATGCTTTGGGTTTAACTGAAACTTTACCAATTCAAAATTTGCAACCAGCAGAAATAAGTTGCTTTCCAAATCCTGCAACTAATTTCATTACGCTGAATAATTCATTTTCAGGTGCGGTAATAATTTATGGAATGGGCGGCGCACAAACGTATCAATTAAATTGTGTAAATGGTACAATTAATATCGCAACATTACCAAAAGGCTTTTATTTGTTGCAATCTGAAATCGGAAATACTACCTTCCTTAAAATTTAA
- a CDS encoding universal stress protein encodes MKKILIPTDLADNATDAFAYLIPLLIEQDAEIHLVHAVDDPFVKEERTQFDEQGVEKYTSDIIYKMRAEADAAMLVYAEQFRLALNAAGKPMPVFSHVENGLADEIILHQAAIIQPQLLIMGRHHHSRIERLFFGTVTQSVMKKAHCPVLVLPEKYTFTKPQEVLYMSDMDAADVISIGKILNLLKPFGINLHIVHFNIHESNTEGKFFALGEQIKRDHQEVKIDYETVDADVLRDAWVQYVAHKNIDFIALTANKHSGLQRLLNQDTAADVLYHSKLPLLILHKY; translated from the coding sequence ATGAAAAAAATACTGATACCAACCGACCTGGCAGATAATGCTACTGATGCTTTTGCCTATCTCATACCACTGCTTATTGAACAAGATGCAGAAATTCACTTAGTGCATGCTGTTGACGACCCATTTGTGAAAGAAGAACGTACGCAGTTCGACGAACAGGGTGTAGAAAAATATACCAGCGATATTATATATAAAATGCGGGCTGAGGCAGATGCTGCCATGCTTGTTTACGCTGAACAATTCCGCTTGGCATTAAATGCTGCAGGTAAACCAATGCCCGTTTTTTCACACGTGGAAAATGGTTTGGCAGATGAAATTATTCTGCATCAGGCTGCAATAATTCAGCCGCAATTATTAATTATGGGCAGACATCATCACAGCAGAATTGAACGCCTGTTTTTTGGAACTGTTACACAATCGGTAATGAAAAAAGCGCATTGTCCGGTTTTAGTACTGCCTGAAAAATATACATTTACAAAACCACAGGAAGTTTTATATATGAGTGATATGGATGCTGCAGATGTAATTTCAATTGGCAAGATTTTAAATTTGTTAAAACCATTTGGCATTAATTTGCACATCGTACATTTTAATATTCATGAAAGTAATACAGAAGGGAAATTTTTTGCTTTGGGTGAACAAATTAAACGTGATCATCAAGAAGTAAAAATAGATTATGAAACCGTTGATGCTGATGTATTGAGAGATGCCTGGGTGCAATATGTGGCGCATAAAAATATTGACTTCATTGCGCTGACCGCCAATAAACACAGTGGTTTACAGCGATTGCTCAATCAGGATACTGCTGCTGATGTACTTTATCACAGCAAATTACCTTTATTGATATTACACAAATATTAA
- a CDS encoding MerR family transcriptional regulator: MAAIYSIRDLESLSGIKAHTIRIWEHRYGILKAHRTETNIRYYSETELKYLMSLALLNRNGHKISKLAILSQEEVSALVGDMINQPREFINQIEGLTIATIAYDEEKFEKILNTCILQMGFEETIKKVVFPYLEKLGMLWVSGTVIAAQEHFMTQLLRQKLIVAIDGQSTKYDEHSKEFVLFLPNGEWHELSLLFLSYLLKTHNHKVVYLGPSVPINDVIQVGESLHPDGFYTIITAHPTAFTVSDYLNKLAATFPESKVFVSGAQTINAIKGLESNVYVISNLETVVERLETLAVA; encoded by the coding sequence ATGGCAGCAATCTATTCAATCCGTGATCTGGAGTCGTTATCGGGTATAAAAGCCCATACCATACGTATTTGGGAGCATCGGTACGGTATTTTAAAGGCACACCGCACCGAAACCAATATTCGTTATTACTCCGAAACCGAGTTAAAATACTTGATGAGTTTGGCGTTGCTTAACCGTAACGGGCATAAAATTTCAAAACTGGCTATTTTATCTCAGGAAGAAGTATCTGCTTTGGTTGGGGATATGATTAACCAGCCGCGGGAGTTTATCAACCAGATTGAAGGCCTCACTATTGCTACCATTGCCTATGATGAAGAAAAGTTTGAAAAAATACTGAATACCTGCATTTTACAAATGGGATTTGAGGAAACTATTAAAAAAGTGGTTTTCCCATATCTTGAAAAACTAGGCATGTTATGGGTTTCAGGAACGGTTATTGCGGCACAGGAGCACTTTATGACACAGCTCCTCAGGCAAAAGCTGATTGTGGCTATTGATGGCCAATCAACCAAATATGATGAACATTCCAAAGAGTTTGTTCTCTTTTTGCCAAACGGCGAATGGCATGAGCTCAGTTTGCTTTTCCTCTCATATCTGCTTAAAACCCACAACCACAAAGTAGTGTATCTGGGTCCAAGTGTGCCCATTAATGATGTGATTCAGGTAGGAGAGAGCCTGCATCCTGATGGGTTTTATACCATCATAACAGCACATCCCACTGCATTTACGGTAAGTGATTACCTGAACAAACTGGCTGCTACTTTCCCGGAAAGTAAAGTGTTTGTTAGCGGCGCGCAAACCATAAACGCTATTAAAGGCCTGGAAAGCAACGTTTATGTAATCAGTAACCTCGAAACAGTTGTTGAACGTCTTGAAACCCTTGCAGTGGCTTAA
- a CDS encoding RNA polymerase sigma factor, with protein sequence MTNHEFESHIIRLKSPLKAFALNLTRDRDDALDLVQETYFRALSNQDKFHDGTNLKAWLLTIMKNIFINNYRKHAKRNTLVDSSDNLFLLNSSAAITANQAENDFVMKDLIKAINQLDEEYKKPFIMHYQGYKYEEIAEVMHLPLGTVKSRIFFARKQMKDFLENKGFDRY encoded by the coding sequence ATGACAAACCACGAATTTGAATCTCATATCATCCGGTTGAAATCACCTCTTAAGGCTTTTGCTTTAAATCTGACCCGCGATAGAGATGATGCACTGGACTTAGTGCAGGAAACTTACTTCAGGGCTTTGTCGAACCAGGACAAGTTTCACGATGGCACCAATCTGAAAGCATGGTTGCTTACCATCATGAAAAATATTTTTATCAATAACTACCGCAAACATGCTAAAAGAAATACGCTGGTGGATAGTTCTGATAACCTTTTCTTGCTGAATTCAAGTGCAGCTATTACGGCAAATCAGGCAGAAAATGATTTTGTGATGAAAGACCTGATCAAAGCAATTAATCAGCTTGATGAGGAATATAAAAAACCTTTTATCATGCATTATCAGGGTTATAAATATGAAGAAATTGCAGAAGTAATGCACTTACCGTTAGGCACTGTAAAAAGCCGCATCTTTTTTGCGCGTAAACAAATGAAAGACTTTCTTGAAAATAAAGGATTCGACAGATATTGA
- a CDS encoding VOC family protein: MITGINHIAIICSDYNKSKHFYHTILGFEIIAENYRSERDSWKLDLRVNADTAIELFSFPNVPERPSYPEARGLRHLCFSVDQLDETIKSLEQKGIVFEPVRTDIYTQKRFVFFTDPDGLPIELYEA, encoded by the coding sequence ATGATAACAGGGATTAACCATATTGCCATTATTTGTTCCGATTATAACAAATCGAAACATTTTTATCATACCATTTTAGGTTTTGAAATAATTGCGGAAAATTATCGCAGTGAACGGGATTCGTGGAAACTTGATTTACGTGTAAATGCAGACACGGCTATCGAATTATTTTCATTTCCAAATGTGCCGGAACGCCCATCGTATCCGGAAGCCAGGGGATTAAGGCATTTGTGTTTCAGTGTTGATCAGCTTGATGAAACAATCAAATCCCTCGAACAAAAAGGTATTGTATTTGAGCCGGTTCGCACGGATATTTATACTCAAAAACGATTTGTATTTTTTACTGACCCTGATGGATTGCCCATTGAATTATACGAGGCATAA
- a CDS encoding YraN family protein produces MGRHNELGLLGEEKAVAYLLEKGYTILERNYRFGRAEVDIIAGNGAHILFVEVKTRSSLKFGYPEEALNSRKQQLISKAASEYMYQHKLELDIRFDVISILKLKDGSWQIEHLEDAFFNY; encoded by the coding sequence ATGGGCAGGCATAACGAATTGGGGCTGTTGGGAGAGGAAAAAGCGGTTGCTTATCTGCTTGAAAAAGGATACACGATACTAGAAAGAAATTATCGTTTTGGGCGGGCAGAAGTGGATATAATTGCCGGCAATGGAGCCCATATTTTGTTTGTGGAAGTAAAAACAAGAAGCAGTTTGAAATTCGGATATCCGGAGGAGGCTTTGAACAGCAGGAAACAACAACTTATCAGTAAAGCGGCATCAGAATATATGTATCAGCATAAATTAGAATTGGATATACGTTTTGATGTAATATCCATTTTAAAATTGAAGGATGGAAGCTGGCAGATTGAACATTTAGAAGACGCATTTTTTAATTACTAA
- a CDS encoding bifunctional phosphoglucose/phosphomannose isomerase, with translation MDKYIDRFPQQLLEAVEIGLKVESFSFEREIKHIVVSGMGGSGIGGLLLKDALKHKLAIPFEVSNDYQLPASCNQHTLVICSSYSGNTEETISSLQDALRKGCMIACVTTGGKLHELAKSNNLPVILIPGGMPPRTCLGYSSVAQLFILKHSGLIDEQFIADIKSTAAMLSAQKNEIQLTAKIIADRFQNTIPLIYADISIYAVALRWKQQINENAKMACFANVLPEMNHNELVAFHEADQRIGVIYLRHNHEHPQTAKRFELTSELIQEKICCSTNVAATSASALENMFYLIHVGDWVSLYLSQLKGVDPIKIDMLDWLKTALEKK, from the coding sequence ATGGACAAATATATTGATAGATTTCCTCAACAACTCCTCGAAGCTGTTGAAATAGGCTTAAAAGTGGAAAGTTTTTCATTTGAGCGCGAGATCAAACATATTGTGGTTTCTGGTATGGGCGGCTCCGGAATAGGCGGCTTATTGCTCAAAGATGCGCTCAAACATAAGTTAGCCATTCCTTTTGAAGTTAGTAACGATTATCAATTGCCGGCAAGCTGCAATCAACATACTCTGGTGATTTGCTCTAGTTACTCAGGAAATACTGAAGAAACTATTTCAAGTTTACAAGATGCCCTGCGCAAAGGATGTATGATAGCCTGCGTTACAACAGGTGGTAAATTGCATGAGCTGGCTAAATCAAATAATCTGCCGGTAATTCTGATTCCCGGTGGAATGCCACCGCGCACTTGTTTAGGTTATTCATCGGTTGCACAATTATTTATTTTGAAGCATTCGGGTTTGATTGATGAGCAATTTATTGCAGATATTAAATCAACTGCAGCCATGTTATCTGCTCAAAAAAATGAAATTCAGTTAACTGCAAAAATAATTGCCGACCGTTTTCAAAATACCATCCCGCTGATATATGCTGATATTTCCATTTATGCAGTTGCATTACGATGGAAACAACAGATCAACGAAAATGCAAAAATGGCATGTTTTGCAAATGTTTTACCGGAAATGAATCATAACGAACTGGTTGCTTTTCATGAAGCAGATCAACGCATTGGTGTTATTTATTTACGCCACAATCATGAACATCCGCAAACAGCAAAACGGTTTGAATTAACATCGGAATTAATTCAGGAAAAAATTTGTTGTAGCACCAATGTTGCCGCAACAAGCGCATCTGCCCTCGAAAATATGTTCTATCTCATTCATGTCGGCGATTGGGTAAGTTTATATTTATCTCAGTTAAAAGGTGTAGATCCGATTAAAATCGACATGCTCGATTGGTTAAAAACAGCATTGGAAAAAAAATAA